Proteins from a genomic interval of Bacteroides sp.:
- a CDS encoding permease, producing the protein MEVRKEFKILLVIVVVFLGVFFMPLESKVFNTAIDATLDLSRWYAREHVILCLLPAFLIAGVISVFVSQASVIKYFGARAKKWVAYSVAAVSGTILAVCSCTILPLFSSIHKRGAGLGPAIAFLYSGPAINILAIILTARILGFEMGVARVIGAVVFAVVTGLIMSFIYRKEEKARAAEQMNFPEIPETRPLWQTALHFFTLVVILVFANWGKPSGETSGAWYFIWSNKWYITGIFGLVLVFSMIYILKMKSWQVLLGAAVTALSALLIGNPLVVMVVAIAAVSTIGLMDKADHGENREWILSSWGFTKQIVPLLAIGVVIAGFLLGSTHDNVSMPGVVPNEWVAWLVGGNSLAANFFASVIGAFMYFATLTEVPILQGLLASGMGKGPALALLLAGPSLSLPNMLVIRGVLGTQKTLVYISIVVVLSTLAGIIFGSI; encoded by the coding sequence ATGGAAGTTAGAAAAGAGTTTAAAATTCTTTTGGTGATTGTAGTGGTTTTTCTTGGGGTTTTTTTCATGCCCCTTGAAAGTAAGGTGTTTAATACCGCTATCGATGCTACACTTGATCTTTCGCGCTGGTATGCCCGCGAACACGTGATTCTTTGCCTGCTGCCCGCTTTTTTGATCGCCGGGGTCATTTCCGTTTTTGTAAGCCAAGCCTCCGTCATTAAGTACTTTGGTGCAAGGGCTAAGAAATGGGTTGCCTATTCGGTGGCCGCCGTGTCGGGCACCATCCTTGCGGTCTGCTCCTGCACCATCCTGCCCTTGTTTTCCAGCATCCACAAAAGGGGTGCCGGTCTTGGGCCTGCAATTGCATTCCTGTATTCGGGCCCAGCCATCAATATCCTTGCCATCATTCTCACAGCCCGTATTCTGGGCTTTGAAATGGGGGTAGCCAGGGTGATCGGCGCCGTAGTTTTTGCTGTGGTAACCGGCCTCATCATGTCTTTTATTTACCGCAAGGAAGAAAAAGCCCGGGCCGCAGAACAAATGAATTTTCCTGAGATACCCGAAACCCGCCCCTTGTGGCAAACCGCCCTGCATTTCTTTACCCTGGTGGTAATCCTGGTCTTTGCCAACTGGGGAAAACCCTCAGGAGAAACCAGCGGCGCATGGTATTTTATATGGTCAAACAAGTGGTACATCACCGGCATCTTCGGACTTGTGCTGGTGTTCTCCATGATTTATATCCTTAAGATGAAATCCTGGCAGGTGCTGTTGGGCGCTGCCGTTACTGCCCTTAGCGCCTTGTTGATAGGCAATCCGCTGGTGGTGATGGTCGTGGCCATTGCTGCGGTCAGCACCATTGGCCTGATGGATAAGGCCGATCACGGCGAAAACCGCGAGTGGATATTATCGAGCTGGGGATTTACCAAGCAAATTGTGCCTCTGCTGGCCATTGGGGTGGTCATTGCCGGGTTTTTACTGGGCTCCACCCATGATAATGTTTCCATGCCGGGTGTTGTTCCCAACGAATGGGTGGCCTGGCTGGTGGGTGGAAACTCTTTGGCAGCCAACTTCTTCGCTTCCGTAATCGGGGCATTTATGTATTTTGCCACCCTGACCGAAGTACCCATCCTGCAAGGGTTGCTGGCCTCCGGAATGGGGAAAGGTCCTGCCCTTGCCTTATTGCTGGCAGGCCCATCTCTTTCGCTGCCTAATATGCTGGTGATCCGCGGCGTTTTAGGAACCCAAAAAACGCTTGTTTATATTTCCATTGTAGTGGTGCTATCTACCCTTGCAGGTATAATTTTTGGAAGCATATAA
- a CDS encoding rhodanese-like domain-containing protein, which yields MKTTDKPALQEFHIEGVKHITPSLVFEALKNNEAVLIDVREEDEVSLERIPLDNVLYHPLSVILDRIPYISKDQQIILGCSAGVRSVKVANLLNIQGFPNVANLDGGFATWKTMGLPIESVLSLGGNCGCGCNPSPTGSKGGSCC from the coding sequence GTGAAAACAACAGACAAACCTGCCCTTCAGGAATTTCATATTGAAGGAGTAAAGCATATTACCCCTTCGCTGGTTTTTGAAGCTTTGAAGAACAATGAAGCGGTGCTAATTGATGTTCGTGAGGAAGATGAAGTGAGCCTTGAGAGGATTCCCCTTGACAATGTTTTGTATCACCCTCTATCGGTAATTCTTGACAGGATACCTTACATTTCCAAAGATCAGCAAATTATTTTAGGATGTTCGGCCGGAGTCAGGAGTGTCAAAGTAGCCAATTTGCTTAACATTCAGGGATTTCCGAATGTGGCCAATCTGGATGGTGGTTTTGCCACCTGGAAAACAATGGGGCTTCCAATAGAAAGCGTTTTGTCATTAGGAGGAAATTGTGGATGTGGTTGTAATCCCTCTCCAACCGGAAGTAAAGGAGGTTCTTGTTGTTAA
- a CDS encoding thioredoxin family protein, with translation MNIKVLGPGCPNCVRLENLCKELVDELGLNAQVEKITDINEYGKYGVMLTPGLVVNGKVLLQGKLPTKATLSNWLKNEE, from the coding sequence ATGAACATAAAAGTTCTTGGTCCGGGTTGTCCCAATTGTGTGCGCCTGGAAAATCTTTGCAAAGAGTTAGTGGATGAACTTGGGCTTAACGCTCAGGTTGAAAAGATTACCGATATTAATGAGTATGGAAAATACGGAGTCATGTTAACTCCCGGACTTGTGGTTAACGGCAAGGTGCTTTTACAAGGTAAACTGCCCACCAAAGCCACTCTATCAAATTGGCTTAAAAACGAGGAATAA